Proteins encoded together in one Streptomyces sp. NBC_01216 window:
- a CDS encoding DUF4244 domain-containing protein: MPNVSEWWRVRRAAADDAGMTTSEYAMGTIAAAGFAAVLYKIVTSESVSGALESVIGKALDAPF, encoded by the coding sequence ATGCCGAACGTGAGCGAGTGGTGGCGGGTCCGCAGGGCTGCCGCAGACGACGCGGGGATGACGACGTCCGAGTACGCGATGGGAACGATCGCCGCCGCCGGCTTCGCGGCCGTGCTGTACAAGATCGTGACCAGCGAGTCCGTCTCCGGCGCGCTGGAGTCGGTGATCGGCAAGGCCCTCGATGCGCCGTTCTGA
- a CDS encoding TadE family type IV pilus minor pilin — MTVEAAMVLPVLVVFTLTMLWALAAAAAQIRCVDAARAGARAAARSEPVAVAESAARTAAPDGASVSVTRSGELWRVTVEVSAPGPGGMGLTLRAAAAALAEETVGVGAP; from the coding sequence GTGACCGTGGAGGCGGCGATGGTCCTGCCGGTCCTCGTGGTGTTCACCCTGACGATGCTCTGGGCTCTGGCCGCCGCGGCGGCGCAGATCCGGTGCGTGGACGCGGCCCGGGCCGGCGCGCGAGCGGCGGCCCGTTCCGAGCCGGTCGCCGTGGCCGAGTCCGCCGCCCGAACGGCCGCACCCGACGGGGCGAGTGTCTCCGTCACCCGTTCGGGCGAGCTGTGGCGGGTGACCGTGGAGGTGTCCGCCCCCGGCCCCGGTGGCATGGGGCTGACCCTCCGCGCAGCGGCGGCCGCGCTGGCGGAGGAGACGGTGGGGGTGGGAGCGCCATGA
- a CDS encoding Rv3654c family TadE-like protein → MWTAFAACALCVVFGAVLALGQAVAARHRAGGAADLAALAAADRALWGEEDACATAARIADAQGAAVLRCSVRGDIADVTAVVRLGPYAPAVRARAGPAGAPPGLPVAVP, encoded by the coding sequence GTGTGGACCGCCTTCGCGGCCTGTGCGCTCTGCGTGGTCTTCGGGGCCGTGCTGGCCCTGGGCCAGGCGGTCGCGGCCCGGCACCGGGCGGGCGGGGCCGCGGACCTGGCGGCCCTCGCCGCGGCCGACCGGGCGCTGTGGGGCGAGGAGGACGCCTGCGCCACGGCGGCCCGGATCGCCGACGCCCAGGGGGCCGCCGTGCTGCGGTGCTCCGTTCGCGGCGACATCGCGGACGTGACGGCGGTGGTGCGCCTGGGGCCCTACGCGCCCGCGGTCAGGGCGCGGGCGGGACCGGCGGGGGCTCCGCCGGGGCTTCCCGTAGCAGTTCCGTGA
- a CDS encoding DEAD/DEAH box helicase, which translates to MAFNHLPAAMHDALGALSVMPVTHSVPMAKNHRPSRPAGTSGSRPSPGRVLDRLASGESRAARITHTEHLPAREGRHAVWPHRIRPEVIGAIQAAGIEHPWAHQARAAEHALDGESVVIATGTASGKSLAYLTPVLSTLLDGAEAANGRGATALYLAPTKALAADQRRAVRELAAPLGNRIRPAVYDGDTPVEEREWVRQYANYVLTNPDMLHRGILPAHSRWSSFLRSLRYVVIDECHTYRGVFGSHVAQVLRRLRRVCARYGTEPVFLLASATAADPATAAGRLTGLPVAEVADDASPRGELVFALWEPPLTELHGERGAPVRRSATAETADLLTDLVVQGVRSVAFVRSRRGAELISVIAQERLAEVDRSLARRVAAYRGGYLPEERRALERALHSGELLGLAATTALELGVDVSGLDAVVIAGYPGTRASLWQQAGRAGRSGEGALAILVARDDPLDTFLVHHPEALFRRPVESTVLDPDNPYVLAPHLCAAAAELPLTDSDLDLFGPAVPELLPQLEAAGLLRRRSTGWYWTRRERAADLTDIRGEGGSPVRIVEAATGRLLGTVDEAASHTAVHDGAVHLHQGRTYLVRQLDLRDAVALVEEASPPYSTTARDTTSLSVLETDTEIPWGAGRLCYGSVEVTHQVVSFLRRRLITGEVLGETKLDLPPRTLRTRAVWWTVTEDQLDAARVSPEILGGALHAAEHASIGMLPLFATCDRWDIGGVSVPLHPDTLLPTVFVYDGHPGGAGFAERAFHTAPAWLTATREAIASCECEAGCPSCVQSPKCGNGNDPLHKRGAVRLLTELLREAPAEPPPVPPAP; encoded by the coding sequence ATGGCATTCAATCACTTACCAGCAGCCATGCACGACGCCTTGGGAGCATTGTCCGTCATGCCAGTGACACACTCGGTGCCGATGGCCAAGAATCACCGCCCCAGTCGACCGGCCGGAACCTCGGGCAGCCGCCCGTCTCCCGGCAGGGTCCTCGACCGGCTCGCATCGGGCGAGAGCCGGGCCGCGCGCATCACTCATACGGAGCACTTGCCCGCCCGGGAGGGTCGGCATGCAGTCTGGCCGCATCGCATCCGTCCGGAAGTGATCGGCGCTATCCAGGCGGCCGGAATCGAGCACCCCTGGGCCCACCAGGCACGGGCCGCCGAGCACGCCCTCGACGGCGAGTCCGTGGTGATCGCCACCGGTACGGCCTCGGGCAAATCGCTGGCCTACCTCACCCCCGTCCTGTCCACGCTGCTGGACGGCGCCGAGGCCGCCAACGGCAGGGGCGCCACCGCCCTGTACCTGGCACCCACCAAGGCCCTCGCCGCCGACCAGCGCCGAGCCGTGCGCGAGCTGGCCGCACCGCTCGGCAACCGAATCCGGCCCGCCGTCTACGACGGAGACACGCCGGTCGAGGAACGCGAATGGGTCCGCCAGTACGCGAACTACGTGCTGACCAACCCCGACATGCTCCACCGGGGCATACTGCCCGCCCACTCCAGGTGGTCCTCCTTCCTCCGCTCCCTGCGCTACGTCGTGATCGACGAGTGCCACACCTACCGGGGCGTCTTCGGTTCGCACGTCGCCCAGGTACTGCGCCGGCTGCGTCGCGTCTGCGCCCGGTACGGCACGGAACCCGTCTTCCTGCTCGCCTCCGCCACCGCCGCCGATCCCGCCACCGCCGCCGGACGCCTGACCGGACTGCCGGTGGCGGAGGTCGCCGACGACGCCTCACCGCGCGGCGAACTGGTCTTCGCGCTGTGGGAGCCACCGCTGACCGAGCTGCACGGCGAGCGGGGCGCGCCGGTGCGTCGCTCCGCCACCGCCGAGACCGCCGACCTGCTGACCGACCTGGTCGTCCAGGGCGTCCGCTCGGTCGCCTTCGTCCGCTCCCGGCGCGGGGCGGAGCTGATCTCCGTGATCGCGCAGGAGCGCCTGGCCGAGGTCGACCGCTCCCTGGCCCGGCGGGTCGCCGCCTACCGCGGCGGCTACCTGCCCGAGGAACGCCGCGCCCTGGAGCGCGCCCTGCACTCCGGCGAACTCCTCGGGCTGGCCGCCACGACCGCCCTGGAACTGGGTGTGGACGTCTCCGGACTGGACGCCGTGGTGATCGCCGGCTATCCGGGCACCCGGGCCTCCCTGTGGCAGCAGGCGGGCCGTGCGGGCCGGTCGGGCGAGGGCGCGCTGGCGATCCTGGTCGCCCGTGACGACCCGCTGGACACCTTTCTGGTCCACCACCCCGAGGCACTGTTCCGCAGACCGGTCGAGTCGACCGTCCTGGATCCCGACAACCCCTACGTCCTCGCCCCCCACCTGTGCGCCGCCGCGGCGGAGCTTCCGCTGACCGACTCCGACCTGGACCTGTTCGGCCCAGCCGTTCCCGAGCTGCTGCCCCAGCTGGAGGCGGCCGGGCTGCTGCGCCGCCGCTCCACCGGCTGGTACTGGACCCGCCGGGAGCGGGCCGCCGATCTCACCGACATCCGGGGCGAGGGCGGCAGCCCCGTCCGGATCGTCGAGGCGGCCACCGGGCGTCTCCTGGGTACCGTCGACGAGGCCGCCTCACACACGGCCGTCCACGACGGGGCCGTCCACCTCCACCAGGGCCGTACGTACCTGGTGCGGCAGCTGGACCTGCGGGACGCGGTGGCACTGGTCGAGGAGGCCAGTCCGCCGTACTCCACCACCGCCCGCGACACCACCTCCCTCTCCGTCCTCGAAACCGACACCGAGATCCCCTGGGGCGCCGGGCGCCTCTGCTACGGCTCCGTCGAGGTCACCCACCAGGTCGTCTCCTTCCTGCGCCGTCGGCTGATCACCGGTGAGGTGCTCGGGGAGACGAAGCTCGACCTGCCGCCGCGCACCCTGCGCACCCGGGCCGTGTGGTGGACGGTCACCGAGGACCAGCTCGACGCCGCCCGCGTCTCCCCGGAGATCCTCGGCGGAGCCCTGCACGCCGCCGAGCACGCTTCGATCGGCATGCTGCCGCTCTTCGCCACCTGCGACCGCTGGGATATCGGCGGGGTGTCCGTGCCGCTCCACCCGGACACGCTCCTTCCGACCGTCTTCGTGTACGACGGCCATCCGGGTGGCGCCGGCTTCGCCGAGCGGGCCTTCCACACGGCACCCGCCTGGCTGACGGCCACCCGGGAGGCCATCGCCTCCTGCGAGTGCGAGGCCGGCTGTCCGTCCTGCGTCCAGTCTCCGAAGTGCGGCAACGGCAACGACCCGCTCCACAAGCGCGGCGCCGTGCGCCTCCTCACGGAACTGCTACGGGAAGCCCCGGCGGAGCCCCCGCCGGTCCCGCCCGCGCCCTGA
- a CDS encoding STAS domain-containing protein, with the protein MDLSLSTRNVSGPSGDRTVVEVGGEIDVYTAPKLREQLVELVNDGSYHLVVDMEGVDFLDSTGLGVLVGGLKRVRAHEGSLRLVCNQERILKIFRITGLTKVFPIHTTVEEAVNATD; encoded by the coding sequence GTGGACCTGTCCCTGTCGACTCGCAATGTGTCCGGCCCGAGCGGCGACCGTACGGTTGTCGAGGTCGGTGGCGAGATTGATGTGTATACCGCGCCCAAGCTGCGCGAGCAGTTGGTCGAGTTGGTGAACGACGGCAGCTACCACCTGGTCGTCGATATGGAGGGCGTGGACTTCCTCGACTCGACCGGCCTCGGCGTACTGGTCGGCGGTCTGAAGCGTGTACGCGCGCACGAGGGGTCGCTGCGCCTGGTCTGCAACCAGGAGCGCATCCTCAAGATTTTCCGGATCACCGGTCTGACCAAGGTGTTCCCCATCCACACCACGGTCGAAGAGGCCGTCAACGCCACCGACTGA
- a CDS encoding ATP-binding protein, which produces MATVELRFSAQPEHVRTARLVAAAVARRAGVDDAVLDEVRLAVGEACSRAVGLHRSNDVTTPVRVVLTEEEKSFSIEVGDEVPGAGVAAADAAGVPGFRDAAPAEEYDDADGEDEMGLAVIRGLVDDVEVSAGEDGGVIRMSWPTNPADDVLS; this is translated from the coding sequence ATGGCCACCGTTGAACTCCGCTTCAGTGCCCAGCCCGAGCACGTCCGCACGGCCCGCCTGGTGGCGGCCGCGGTGGCGCGCCGGGCCGGGGTCGACGACGCGGTCCTCGACGAGGTCAGGCTCGCCGTCGGCGAGGCGTGTTCCCGTGCTGTCGGGCTCCACCGCAGCAACGACGTGACCACTCCGGTCCGGGTCGTGCTCACCGAGGAGGAGAAGTCCTTCTCCATCGAGGTGGGAGACGAGGTTCCCGGTGCGGGGGTGGCGGCGGCCGACGCCGCTGGTGTGCCCGGCTTCCGGGACGCCGCGCCGGCCGAGGAGTACGACGACGCCGACGGCGAGGACGAGATGGGTCTCGCGGTGATCCGCGGGCTCGTCGACGACGTCGAGGTGAGCGCCGGCGAGGACGGCGGAGTGATCCGTATGAGCTGGCCGACGAACCCGGCGGACGACGTGCTCTCCTGA
- a CDS encoding sodium-translocating pyrophosphatase: MAGLAAAVLTQENRVIVIVIAAVALAALLVARLLVRQVLAADEGTDTMREIAAAVQEGANAYLARQLRTLGIFAVAVFFLLMVLPADNWSQRAGRSLFFLVGALFSAATGYIGMRLAVRANVRVAAAAREATPAPGEPEKDLTLVSHKAMKIAFRTGGVVGMITVGLGLLGASCVVLVYAADAPKVLEGFGLGAALIAMFMRVGGGIFTKAADVGADLVGKVEQGIPEDDPRNAATIADNVGDNVGDCAGMAADLFESYAVTLVAALILGKAAFGDLGLAFPLIVPAIGVITAMIGIFAVAPRRADRSGMSAINRGFFLSAVISLSLVAVAVFVYLPSSYADLEGVTEPGIREHGGDPRVFALVAVAIGIVLAALIQQLTGYFTETARRPVRDIGRSSLTGPATVVLTGVSIGLESAVYTALLIGLGVYGAFLLGGTSIMLALFAVALAGTGLLTTVGVIVAMDTFGPVSDNAQGIAEMSGDVQGAGAQVLTDLDAVGNTTKAITKGIAIATAVLAAAALFGSYRDAIATAVADVGARTGEANLSMDISQPNNLVGLILGASVVFLFSGLAINAVSRSAGAVVYEVRRQFREHPGIMAYTEKPEYGRVVDICTKDALRELATPGLLAVLAPIAVGFSLGVGALGSYLAGAIGTGALMAVFLANSGGAWDNAKKLVEDGHYGGKGSDAHAATVIGDTVGDPFKDTAGPSINPLLKVMNLVALLIAPAIVQFSFGADASAGLRASIAVLASVVIIGAVYVSKRRSVAMGDEDDTDDRKPSTPNAPVVS; encoded by the coding sequence ATGGCGGGTCTTGCAGCCGCGGTGCTCACTCAGGAGAACCGCGTGATCGTGATCGTCATCGCAGCCGTCGCCCTGGCGGCGCTGCTCGTCGCCCGGTTGCTGGTGCGTCAGGTGCTCGCCGCCGACGAGGGCACCGACACGATGAGGGAGATCGCCGCCGCCGTCCAGGAAGGCGCGAATGCCTATCTCGCTCGGCAGTTGCGCACGCTGGGAATCTTCGCGGTCGCGGTGTTCTTCCTGCTGATGGTGCTCCCGGCGGACAACTGGTCCCAGCGTGCCGGGCGTTCGCTCTTCTTTCTGGTGGGTGCGCTTTTCTCGGCGGCCACCGGATACATCGGTATGCGTCTCGCGGTACGGGCGAATGTGCGCGTGGCCGCTGCCGCCCGGGAGGCCACGCCCGCACCCGGAGAACCGGAAAAGGATCTGACACTCGTCTCCCACAAAGCGATGAAGATCGCTTTCCGTACGGGGGGCGTGGTCGGGATGATCACCGTCGGCCTCGGACTGCTCGGCGCCTCCTGCGTCGTCCTCGTCTACGCCGCCGACGCGCCCAAGGTCCTCGAGGGCTTCGGTCTGGGAGCCGCGCTCATCGCCATGTTCATGCGCGTGGGCGGCGGCATCTTCACCAAGGCCGCCGATGTCGGCGCCGACCTCGTCGGCAAGGTGGAGCAGGGCATCCCCGAGGACGATCCGCGCAACGCCGCCACGATCGCCGACAACGTGGGCGACAACGTCGGCGACTGCGCGGGTATGGCCGCCGACCTCTTCGAGTCGTACGCCGTGACGCTTGTCGCCGCCCTCATCCTCGGCAAGGCCGCCTTCGGCGACCTCGGGCTCGCCTTCCCGCTGATCGTCCCGGCGATCGGAGTGATCACCGCCATGATCGGCATCTTCGCGGTCGCCCCGCGCCGCGCCGACCGCAGCGGGATGTCGGCCATCAACCGGGGCTTCTTCCTCTCCGCGGTGATCTCGCTCTCGCTGGTGGCCGTCGCCGTCTTCGTCTACCTGCCGTCCTCCTACGCCGACCTCGAAGGTGTCACCGAGCCGGGCATCCGGGAGCACGGCGGCGACCCGCGGGTCTTCGCCCTGGTGGCCGTCGCCATCGGCATCGTCCTGGCCGCGCTGATCCAGCAACTCACCGGCTACTTCACCGAGACCGCCAGGCGGCCGGTCAGGGACATCGGCAGGTCCTCCCTCACCGGACCCGCCACGGTCGTCCTCACGGGCGTCTCCATCGGACTCGAGTCCGCCGTCTACACCGCGCTGCTCATCGGGCTGGGTGTCTACGGCGCGTTCCTGCTCGGCGGCACCTCCATCATGCTGGCGCTGTTCGCGGTGGCGCTGGCGGGTACCGGGCTGCTCACCACCGTCGGTGTGATCGTCGCCATGGACACCTTCGGTCCCGTCTCCGACAACGCCCAGGGCATCGCGGAGATGTCCGGCGACGTCCAGGGCGCCGGCGCGCAGGTCCTCACCGACCTCGACGCCGTCGGCAACACCACCAAGGCGATCACCAAGGGCATCGCCATCGCCACCGCGGTCCTGGCGGCCGCGGCCCTCTTCGGCTCGTATCGCGACGCCATCGCCACCGCGGTCGCCGACGTGGGGGCCAGGACCGGGGAGGCGAACCTCTCGATGGACATCTCCCAGCCCAACAACCTCGTCGGGCTCATCCTCGGCGCCTCGGTCGTCTTCCTCTTCTCCGGGCTCGCCATCAACGCGGTGTCACGGTCGGCCGGGGCGGTCGTCTACGAGGTGCGGCGTCAGTTCCGCGAACATCCGGGGATCATGGCGTACACCGAGAAACCCGAGTACGGCCGGGTCGTCGACATCTGCACCAAGGACGCGCTGCGCGAACTCGCCACACCCGGGCTGCTCGCCGTGCTGGCGCCGATCGCGGTCGGCTTCTCCCTCGGCGTGGGCGCTCTCGGCTCCTATCTCGCCGGGGCGATCGGCACGGGTGCGCTGATGGCGGTCTTCCTGGCGAACTCCGGCGGCGCCTGGGACAACGCCAAGAAGCTCGTCGAGGACGGCCACTACGGCGGCAAGGGCAGCGATGCGCATGCCGCGACCGTGATCGGGGACACCGTCGGCGACCCGTTCAAGGACACGGCCGGACCGTCGATCAACCCGCTCCTGAAGGTGATGAACCTGGTCGCCCTGCTGATCGCGCCCGCGATCGTGCAGTTCAGTTTCGGCGCCGACGCGAGCGCCGGACTGCGAGCGTCGATCGCGGTCCTGGCGAGCGTCGTGATCATCGGAGCGGTCTACGTCTCCAAGCGGCGTTCGGTGGCCATGGGTGACGAAGACGACACCGACGACCGGAAGCCTTCCACGCCCAACGCGCCGGTCGTTTCGTAA
- a CDS encoding small secreted protein yields the protein MNKKLAAVVSGSAVLVLTLSGCSDDGEEMDTWAKTFCDQAQPQFQKQANANELIKSTAADSKPAEIQAADSKAFADIAAADRALAKAIEAAGAPPVENGETVQQDAIKELNAAAVAYEGLKKQVDALDTSNQQKFADGLKGVADNLAKIQNMDQNALNKVREGELGQALAKQPGCQSPKPSVPPSAGSGPGADQGPGSSPSTKASASPSAKASAASSAKASGQPDTSQE from the coding sequence GTGAACAAGAAGCTTGCGGCCGTGGTGTCCGGCAGCGCGGTACTGGTGCTCACGCTGTCCGGTTGCAGCGACGACGGCGAGGAGATGGACACCTGGGCCAAGACGTTCTGCGACCAGGCCCAGCCGCAGTTCCAGAAGCAGGCCAACGCCAACGAGCTCATCAAGTCGACCGCCGCGGACAGCAAACCGGCCGAGATCCAGGCCGCCGACTCGAAGGCGTTTGCGGACATCGCCGCGGCCGACCGGGCCCTCGCGAAGGCCATTGAGGCAGCCGGCGCCCCGCCGGTCGAGAACGGCGAGACGGTCCAGCAGGACGCGATCAAGGAACTCAACGCCGCGGCGGTGGCGTACGAGGGCCTGAAGAAGCAGGTCGACGCGCTCGACACGTCGAACCAGCAGAAGTTCGCAGACGGCCTGAAGGGCGTCGCCGACAACCTGGCGAAGATTCAGAACATGGACCAGAACGCGCTGAACAAGGTCCGTGAGGGCGAGTTGGGCCAGGCGCTGGCGAAGCAACCGGGCTGCCAGTCGCCGAAGCCGTCGGTGCCGCCGTCCGCCGGGTCCGGGCCCGGTGCCGATCAGGGGCCGGGTTCCTCCCCGTCGACGAAGGCGTCGGCCTCCCCGTCGGCGAAGGCGTCGGCCGCCTCATCGGCGAAGGCGTCCGGCCAACCGGACACGAGCCAGGAGTAG